One Aciduliprofundum boonei T469 genomic region harbors:
- a CDS encoding ABC transporter permease, which yields MNDFLQMLIISKYQFKNYIRSKRLLTLILITLAIVIAYIVVIHFYIEPSYMEVNEFAKNWVSPISFLIILAALFFGGDAIAGEYQTKTGYFLLPNPIRRESIFWGKYIASFLASTIVMLIYWAFALGDVYYYYKEISIALWYSFGLSFLFLLSLLALTYLFSSLLNNGTVAIVLVAIIYFFVFNIVDSISMLTGVEPWYSITYGASILTLVFEGNYIGDYPTKQVMQAGPHFTITIFNPTINEGIAIMLAYFIISSILATVIFHYKEMK from the coding sequence TTGAATGATTTTCTCCAGATGCTGATAATATCAAAGTACCAATTTAAAAATTACATCAGATCTAAAAGGTTACTTACTCTAATTCTTATAACACTTGCCATAGTGATAGCATACATTGTGGTCATTCACTTTTATATTGAGCCATCTTATATGGAGGTAAATGAATTTGCCAAAAACTGGGTTTCTCCTATATCATTTTTAATCATCCTGGCTGCATTGTTCTTTGGCGGTGATGCCATTGCTGGAGAGTATCAAACAAAAACAGGGTATTTCCTTCTTCCAAACCCAATTCGAAGAGAATCAATATTCTGGGGGAAATACATAGCATCATTTTTGGCCTCAACTATTGTAATGCTTATATACTGGGCATTTGCGTTGGGAGATGTGTACTATTATTACAAGGAGATTAGCATTGCATTATGGTACTCATTTGGCCTATCCTTCCTATTCCTCCTTAGCTTACTTGCACTCACCTACCTATTTTCCTCACTATTGAACAATGGAACCGTTGCCATTGTACTAGTGGCAATCATATACTTTTTCGTATTCAACATAGTGGATAGCATATCCATGCTCACCGGAGTTGAGCCATGGTACTCTATTACCTATGGTGCATCCATTCTAACTTTAGTTTTCGAGGGAAACTACATAGGCGATTATCCCACAAAGCAGGTTATGCAGGCAGGTCCACATTTTACTATAACAATTTTCAACCCCACAATAAACGAGGGTATAGCAATAATGCTTGCCTATTTCATAATCTCCTCAATACTCGCAACGGTTATCTTCCATTACAAAGAGATGAAATAA
- a CDS encoding ABC transporter ATP-binding protein — protein MYLEAINLSKKYGNFYALRNLNLRVEGGKCVGYLGPNGAGKTTTLKIFTNLLRPTSGDAIINGYSVQKELKKALKDVGTLIETPNFYPYLIPMEILSMLCDIRGATRKDILEALKKVRLYEWRNTKVKKFSKGMTQRLAMAVALVTNPSIMILDEPTTGMDPQGMAEIREIIKDLKKDGKLIFMSSHLLPEITDVCDEVAMINKGTLLLYDTIENVSSKFLSNSVVVEFLEPVKDIKPIQEIKYIKAINQINPYKIQIDFSGNAEEQYEILKSLLKMGYKITSYRSEGLALEKAYLKLIGGDKIE, from the coding sequence ATGTATCTTGAAGCCATAAATTTAAGCAAGAAATACGGAAATTTCTACGCTCTTCGGAATTTGAATTTGAGAGTTGAAGGTGGAAAATGTGTTGGATATCTTGGTCCAAATGGAGCAGGAAAAACCACAACACTAAAGATTTTCACAAATTTGCTAAGACCTACATCTGGGGATGCCATCATAAACGGGTACTCAGTTCAAAAAGAGTTGAAAAAGGCTCTCAAAGATGTGGGAACACTTATTGAAACCCCAAATTTCTATCCTTATTTAATTCCTATGGAGATCCTTTCAATGCTATGTGATATTAGAGGAGCAACAAGAAAGGACATCCTAGAGGCGCTAAAAAAAGTGAGGCTTTATGAATGGAGAAACACCAAAGTCAAAAAATTCTCCAAAGGGATGACACAGAGATTGGCTATGGCTGTTGCATTGGTGACAAATCCTTCCATTATGATTTTAGACGAGCCGACCACAGGAATGGACCCGCAAGGCATGGCAGAAATAAGGGAAATAATTAAAGACCTGAAAAAAGATGGAAAATTAATATTCATGTCATCACATCTTCTTCCGGAAATCACCGATGTTTGCGATGAAGTTGCTATGATTAACAAGGGAACTCTTCTTCTCTACGATACCATTGAAAATGTATCTTCAAAATTCCTTTCTAACTCAGTAGTAGTTGAATTTCTAGAGCCAGTAAAGGATATTAAGCCAATACAGGAAATTAAGTATATAAAGGCAATAAATCAGATAAATCCATATAAGATTCAAATCGATTTCTCTGGCAATGCAGAAGAGCAGTATGAAATTTTAAAGTCGCTTTTAAAAATGGGCTATAAAATTACAAGTTATAGAAGCGAAGGTTTAGCCTTGGAAAAGGCATATCTAAAGCTTATCGGAGGTGATAAAATTGAATGA
- a CDS encoding DUF1648 domain-containing protein yields the protein MNGMSVFLLIINVIYLISALLVLFLAPKIGPNPYFGFRIGYSFSSRKVWNKTNIFAGILMAIHALFLFPIIILNNIVYYIIALIVPLLIISIVGIIYASHKLEEERVEVKGPVKPIKPLETTFVWKYLGIILFLILLLMMLISYPSLPSRLAVHFDASGNPNGWSSKNDFYTTYIILAGVYLALLYFIIYAGKKYPVALHSGVMRIGKDTVFKATILSLNIVFFILMATFLWIYFYNISGAFEGYIATTYFLILTFIAAFVPIGYIIYRWKKERGVKNAA from the coding sequence ATGAATGGGATGTCTGTGTTCCTCTTGATAATCAATGTAATATATTTGATATCCGCACTCCTTGTGTTATTTTTAGCGCCTAAAATAGGGCCAAACCCATATTTTGGATTTCGCATAGGATACTCATTTTCAAGCAGGAAGGTATGGAATAAAACAAACATATTTGCAGGTATTCTTATGGCTATCCACGCATTGTTCCTCTTTCCAATAATAATACTGAACAACATTGTATACTACATAATAGCCCTAATAGTTCCACTTCTCATAATCTCAATAGTCGGGATAATCTATGCGTCCCATAAACTTGAGGAGGAGAGAGTTGAAGTAAAAGGACCTGTTAAACCCATTAAACCTTTAGAAACCACATTCGTGTGGAAATACCTTGGGATTATACTTTTCCTAATCCTCCTCCTTATGATGCTGATATCCTATCCCTCATTGCCAAGTAGGTTGGCAGTGCATTTTGATGCTTCTGGAAATCCCAATGGCTGGTCAAGCAAGAACGATTTCTATACCACTTACATAATTTTAGCTGGGGTATATCTTGCACTCTTATACTTCATAATATACGCGGGAAAGAAATATCCTGTGGCTCTTCATTCTGGAGTTATGAGGATAGGAAAGGATACAGTATTCAAGGCAACAATACTTAGTTTGAATATAGTGTTCTTTATCTTAATGGCCACTTTTCTATGGATTTATTTCTACAACATATCGGGAGCATTTGAAGGATACATTGCAACCACATACTTTTTGATTTTGACATTCATAGCGGCATTTGTGCCTATAGGATATATCATATACAGATGGAAAAAGGAGAGAGGTGTGAAAAATGCGGCGTGA
- a CDS encoding PadR family transcriptional regulator, producing MGIRDKVNRELRSGLYTLFILKSVDALGKTYGYEIIKYIERKSDGRIKMKDATVYPVLRYLDRHKILKSFWATTGSGVPRKYYALTDEGKKLLKELIDDYRVLEKLAKNILEVGE from the coding sequence ATGGGAATAAGAGATAAGGTAAACAGAGAGCTTCGTTCTGGCCTGTACACATTGTTCATATTAAAGAGCGTGGATGCTCTCGGCAAAACATACGGGTATGAGATAATAAAATACATTGAGAGAAAGAGTGATGGAAGGATAAAAATGAAGGATGCAACCGTTTATCCTGTTCTGCGCTATTTAGATAGGCACAAAATTTTGAAGAGTTTCTGGGCAACAACAGGCTCTGGAGTTCCAAGAAAATACTATGCTCTCACAGATGAAGGAAAGAAGCTTTTGAAAGAGTTGATAGATGATTATAGAGTCCTTGAAAAACTTGCAAAAAATATCTTAGAGGTGGGAGAATGA
- the gyrB gene encoding DNA topoisomerase (ATP-hydrolyzing) subunit B — protein sequence MSKYDAKAIQILEDAQAVRKRPGMYIGSTDERGLHHLIYEVVDNSIDEALAGYCSRINVIIHKDGSVSVEDDGRGIPVDMHPEKGKSALEVVMTVLHAGAKFDKKAYRITGGLHGVGIHVVNFLSEWLKAYIKRDGKIYFQWYERGKPQCDVHVVGKIENGNFVWIEDGHDEKFKYSRGTYIRFKPDAEIFETTEFKYSIVKKKLRDLAFLNRGIEITLEDERSGKKEVFKYDGGIVEFVKFLNEGYNPIHRDVVYGKDEQDGIIVEFAMQYNDSTSENLLAFVNTIHTVEGGTHVSGFRSALTKVINDFAKSRNLLKGIDSLQGEDVREGLTAVIHVKHPNPQFEGQTKAKLGNSEVKGVVFSIVNKILSTYFEEHPDVATNIVSKAIAAARARIAARKARELARRKGYLESLDLPGKLADCSEEDPERAELFIVEGDSAGGSAKQARDRHFQAILPLRGKILNVEKARIDKVFKNNEIRALISAIGTGVREDFDYSKLRYGKIIIMTDADVDGAHIRTLLLTFFYRYMPELIEKGHIYIAQAPLYRIQKGKNIYYVYSDEEKEEKLRELGNASVQRFKGLGEMNPQQLWDTTMNPETRRLIRVTIEDAAEADRLFSILMGEQVGPRREFIIQHAKEVMNIDI from the coding sequence ATGAGTAAGTATGATGCCAAAGCAATTCAAATTTTGGAAGATGCTCAGGCTGTTCGTAAGAGACCGGGCATGTATATAGGGAGTACGGATGAGCGAGGTTTGCACCACCTGATTTATGAAGTGGTGGATAACAGTATTGATGAAGCCCTAGCAGGATATTGTTCTCGCATAAATGTTATCATTCATAAAGATGGTAGTGTGAGCGTGGAGGATGATGGTCGCGGCATTCCTGTGGATATGCATCCAGAAAAAGGTAAGAGCGCTCTTGAAGTTGTTATGACTGTTTTGCACGCTGGAGCCAAGTTTGATAAAAAAGCATACCGGATAACTGGGGGATTGCACGGAGTTGGTATCCATGTGGTCAATTTTTTATCGGAGTGGTTGAAGGCATATATAAAGAGGGATGGAAAAATATATTTTCAATGGTACGAAAGGGGAAAACCCCAGTGCGATGTGCATGTTGTGGGTAAGATAGAAAATGGAAATTTTGTTTGGATTGAAGATGGGCATGATGAGAAATTCAAGTACTCTCGTGGAACATACATCCGTTTTAAGCCAGATGCAGAGATATTTGAAACCACGGAATTCAAATACAGTATTGTGAAGAAAAAATTGAGAGATTTAGCCTTTCTAAATAGGGGTATTGAGATAACCTTGGAAGATGAGAGATCCGGAAAGAAAGAGGTTTTTAAGTATGATGGAGGCATAGTTGAGTTTGTAAAATTTTTAAATGAAGGATACAATCCTATTCATAGAGATGTTGTTTATGGAAAGGATGAGCAGGATGGTATAATAGTTGAATTTGCTATGCAGTACAATGATAGCACCTCTGAAAATCTATTGGCTTTTGTGAACACTATTCATACAGTAGAAGGTGGCACCCATGTATCTGGATTCAGAAGTGCTTTAACCAAGGTGATCAACGATTTTGCCAAGAGCAGAAATTTGCTTAAGGGTATAGATTCGCTGCAAGGGGAGGATGTACGCGAAGGCCTTACTGCGGTTATTCATGTTAAGCATCCAAATCCTCAGTTTGAAGGGCAAACAAAGGCAAAACTGGGAAATAGTGAGGTAAAGGGCGTTGTATTTTCAATAGTAAATAAGATTTTAAGCACTTATTTTGAAGAGCATCCTGATGTGGCCACGAACATCGTTTCAAAGGCAATTGCGGCGGCAAGAGCCAGGATAGCTGCTAGAAAAGCCAGGGAATTAGCCAGAAGAAAAGGATATCTAGAATCTCTCGACCTGCCAGGTAAACTTGCAGATTGCAGCGAAGAGGATCCCGAGAGAGCTGAATTATTCATAGTGGAAGGTGACTCTGCAGGTGGTTCTGCAAAGCAGGCCAGAGATAGGCATTTCCAGGCAATATTGCCCTTGCGAGGCAAAATATTGAATGTGGAGAAAGCCCGCATAGATAAGGTTTTCAAGAATAATGAAATTCGTGCGTTGATTTCTGCGATAGGCACCGGTGTGCGTGAGGATTTTGATTATTCTAAATTGCGCTATGGAAAGATAATCATAATGACCGATGCTGATGTTGACGGTGCTCATATTCGCACTCTTCTTTTGACCTTCTTTTATCGATATATGCCTGAATTGATTGAAAAGGGTCATATTTACATTGCCCAGGCCCCACTTTATCGTATTCAGAAGGGCAAGAATATTTACTATGTTTACAGCGATGAAGAGAAAGAGGAAAAATTGAGAGAATTGGGAAATGCATCTGTGCAAAGATTCAAAGGTCTGGGTGAGATGAATCCACAACAACTTTGGGACACTACTATGAACCCTGAGACGAGGAGGTTAATAAGGGTTACTATAGAAGATGCTGCGGAGGCAGATAGGCTGTTTTCAATTCTTATGGGTGAGCAGGTTGGGCCTCGTAGGGAATTTATAATTCAGCATGCCAAGGAAGTAATGAATATAGATATATGA
- the gyrA gene encoding DNA gyrase subunit A, whose product MKIQERAIDEEMKDSYMDYAMSVIVSRALPDVRDGLKPVHRRILYGMYELGLYHNKPYKKSARIVGEVMGKYHPHGDQAIYNTLARMAQDFSMRYLLVDGQGNFGSIDGDSPAAMRYTEARLAKIAEEMLKDIDMETVDFMPNFDGTLKEPVVLPARIPNLLINGSSGIAVGMATNMPPHNLSEIVDALIYLIDHPDADVDELLEFVKGPDFPTGGTIIGYEGLVDAYRTGKGKIKVRAKYEVKEDRIIIKEIPYEVNKSTLLKKIASLVREDKLRGISDLKDESDREGIRIVIKVKRDMNPEIVVNQLLEHTDLEVTYGIINLVLVDGVPRILNLKELMKEYIRHRMEVLVRKLNYQLRKAKERKHIVEGLVKALGMIDEVIATIKASKDVKEATINLVSLGFSEVQAKAILDMRLQKLTSMEIDALIEENRKLEEDIKNMESLLASEEKRYGVIKEELFEIKNLYGDKRRTDIYKGAVERRDIEDLIPNEEAVIILTEKGYIRRLKVDEYRAQGRGGKGVMINYGEGDLPRDITTANLHDYLMFFTKNGRVYWLKAYEVPEGTRRSRGRAIINIIPKLGSDVIRMLSLNDFSGYLFFITRNGIVKRTSLEEFSNPRSTGIRAIIFDEDDELVDVKITHGGEDIFLFTKYGKAIRFSEDDVRVMGRTARGVIGIKLQDGDEVISSAVESEGPYVFAVLSSGYGKRTPIGEYRRIRRGGMGVRNISIRNANVVKSLLTTENDEALLLTKNGMSIRIKLRDVSVMGRNARGVKLIKLDDGDEVVNVAKL is encoded by the coding sequence ATGAAGATTCAAGAGAGGGCAATAGATGAAGAGATGAAGGATTCTTATATGGACTATGCCATGAGTGTGATAGTTTCTCGTGCTTTACCAGATGTCAGGGACGGACTAAAGCCCGTACATCGCAGAATTCTTTATGGGATGTATGAGCTCGGATTGTATCATAACAAACCATATAAGAAGAGCGCAAGAATTGTGGGAGAGGTAATGGGTAAGTATCATCCCCATGGTGATCAGGCCATATACAATACCCTGGCAAGAATGGCCCAGGATTTTTCTATGCGTTATCTCCTGGTGGATGGTCAGGGAAATTTTGGAAGCATCGATGGAGATTCTCCTGCAGCTATGAGATACACCGAAGCTCGACTTGCAAAAATTGCAGAAGAGATGCTAAAGGATATAGATATGGAAACTGTTGATTTCATGCCCAATTTTGATGGGACTTTGAAAGAGCCAGTCGTACTTCCTGCAAGAATACCCAATCTTTTAATTAACGGCTCCTCAGGTATTGCTGTTGGAATGGCCACCAACATGCCGCCCCATAATCTTTCAGAGATAGTTGATGCCTTAATTTATCTAATAGATCATCCAGATGCAGATGTGGATGAGCTTTTGGAATTTGTTAAAGGTCCAGATTTTCCAACAGGTGGTACGATAATCGGTTATGAGGGGCTTGTGGATGCGTACCGAACTGGAAAGGGAAAGATAAAGGTTCGTGCTAAGTATGAAGTAAAGGAGGATAGGATAATAATAAAAGAGATTCCCTACGAGGTGAATAAGAGCACACTTCTAAAGAAGATTGCATCATTGGTTAGAGAGGATAAGCTCCGAGGCATATCTGATTTGAAGGATGAAAGTGACAGGGAAGGAATAAGGATTGTAATAAAAGTAAAGAGGGATATGAATCCCGAGATAGTGGTTAATCAACTGCTCGAGCATACCGATTTGGAAGTTACTTACGGGATAATAAATTTGGTGCTCGTAGATGGTGTGCCTAGAATTCTAAATTTAAAGGAGCTAATGAAGGAGTATATAAGGCACAGGATGGAAGTGCTTGTACGCAAATTGAATTACCAACTCAGAAAGGCAAAGGAGAGGAAGCATATTGTTGAGGGCCTCGTCAAGGCGCTGGGGATGATAGATGAGGTTATAGCCACAATAAAAGCATCTAAAGATGTGAAAGAAGCTACGATTAATCTTGTCTCTTTGGGATTTTCGGAAGTTCAAGCTAAGGCAATACTGGATATGCGCCTTCAAAAATTAACTTCTATGGAGATAGATGCGCTAATTGAAGAGAACAGAAAATTGGAAGAGGATATCAAGAATATGGAATCCCTTCTAGCAAGCGAGGAGAAAAGGTATGGTGTTATCAAAGAGGAGCTCTTTGAGATAAAGAATTTGTATGGGGATAAGAGAAGAACGGACATTTATAAGGGCGCAGTTGAGCGCAGGGACATAGAGGATTTAATTCCAAATGAAGAAGCAGTTATAATTCTAACTGAAAAGGGATATATAAGGAGATTAAAAGTAGATGAGTACAGGGCTCAAGGACGTGGCGGTAAGGGAGTTATGATAAATTATGGGGAGGGCGATTTACCGCGGGATATTACAACAGCAAATCTCCACGATTACCTGATGTTTTTCACGAAGAATGGCAGAGTTTACTGGCTCAAGGCGTATGAGGTTCCTGAGGGAACGAGAAGAAGCAGGGGTAGGGCTATAATAAATATCATACCCAAACTTGGGAGCGATGTGATTCGTATGCTCTCTCTCAATGATTTCTCGGGCTACTTGTTTTTCATAACCAGAAATGGAATAGTTAAGAGGACATCTTTGGAAGAATTTTCAAATCCAAGAAGCACAGGTATAAGGGCAATAATCTTCGATGAGGATGACGAGCTTGTTGATGTGAAAATAACCCATGGGGGAGAGGATATATTCCTATTCACAAAGTATGGAAAGGCAATAAGGTTTAGCGAGGATGATGTTCGCGTAATGGGTAGAACTGCTAGGGGTGTTATAGGCATAAAGCTGCAGGATGGAGATGAGGTCATATCTTCTGCTGTAGAATCTGAGGGTCCATATGTATTCGCAGTTTTAAGCAGCGGATATGGGAAGAGAACTCCAATAGGTGAGTATCGGAGAATAAGAAGAGGGGGAATGGGAGTTAGAAACATAAGCATAAGGAATGCCAATGTTGTAAAAAGTTTGCTGACCACGGAGAATGATGAAGCATTACTCCTAACAAAGAATGGGATGAGCATAAGAATAAAGTTGAGAGATGTTTCAGTAATGGGTAGAAATGCAAGAGGAGTTAAACTTATTAAGTTGGATGATGGAGATGAAGTGGTAAATGTGGCAAAACTCTAA